In Luteimonas sp. MC1750, the following proteins share a genomic window:
- a CDS encoding PQQ-dependent sugar dehydrogenase: MRLTPYRPLFALATLLAFGCADASLYGRNGFSGNPRTQNGATCAACHAPGPATPTVTISGPQVLDANTVADFTVTLTGGPGATAGLGVSASGAAGTFQASGKDVHVIGGEISHRQPKAFSGGAVSFSFRWRAPAWNGPVTLYAAGNSSNGQLNLLGDGIGTGQLAITVRNGSGSPPEPPAPPPSEAVLEPFATGLSQPVAITHAGDARLFVAEQPGRIRIIDQATLRPVPFLDIRERVDDSGNEQGLLGLAFHPRYAKNGYFYVNYTWDPPGSGLDRTRISRFKVGADPNVAEPASELVLMEFEQPYSNHNGGDIQFGPDGYLYIASGDGGSGGDPQNNAQNPNRLLGKLLRIDVDGGGAPDCSLVGGNRYGIPAGNAYGDGAGGAGCDEIFALGLRNPWRIAFDALLGDLWIADVGQNAYEEINFIQAGTSGGLNFGWRCYEGDQPYNTSGCSGSYFEPLVTTSHSAGSCSITGGRVYRGSSHPSLAGRYFFTDYCNTAVRTITFADGQPRVETPIPAGAISQPVAFGEDANGELYLASLTGTLYRIVGTGDTGESRISTLTSQQCLHAPSTAAGTALLTWPCVGGGGQRWVLRGDGSLYNPASDRCATAAGTTHGAALQLQACSGTTSQRFAATPAGELRVGGLCTDHSRTMRRRVQASTCAGIDSQAWVVSPAD, from the coding sequence ATGCGCCTGACCCCGTACCGCCCGCTGTTCGCACTCGCCACCCTGCTGGCCTTTGGCTGCGCCGATGCCAGCCTCTACGGGCGCAACGGCTTCTCCGGCAACCCACGCACCCAGAACGGCGCCACCTGTGCCGCCTGCCACGCGCCGGGACCGGCCACGCCAACGGTGACCATCAGCGGACCGCAGGTCCTCGACGCCAACACCGTGGCCGACTTCACGGTGACCCTGACCGGCGGACCCGGCGCGACCGCGGGCCTGGGCGTCTCGGCCTCCGGCGCCGCCGGCACCTTCCAGGCCTCGGGCAAGGACGTGCACGTCATTGGCGGCGAGATCTCGCACAGGCAGCCGAAGGCATTCTCGGGCGGCGCGGTGAGCTTCAGCTTCCGCTGGCGCGCACCGGCCTGGAACGGACCGGTCACCCTGTACGCGGCCGGCAATTCGAGCAACGGCCAGCTCAACCTGCTCGGCGACGGCATCGGCACCGGACAGCTCGCGATCACGGTGCGCAACGGCAGCGGGTCCCCGCCCGAGCCGCCGGCGCCGCCGCCCTCCGAAGCGGTGCTTGAACCCTTCGCCACCGGCCTCTCGCAGCCGGTGGCCATCACCCATGCCGGCGACGCGCGCCTGTTCGTGGCCGAACAGCCCGGGCGGATCCGGATCATCGACCAGGCCACGCTGCGACCGGTGCCCTTCCTCGACATCCGCGAACGCGTGGACGACTCGGGCAACGAGCAGGGCCTGCTCGGCCTCGCCTTCCATCCGCGGTACGCCAAGAACGGCTACTTCTACGTCAACTACACCTGGGACCCGCCCGGCAGCGGGCTCGACCGCACGCGCATCTCGCGCTTCAAGGTGGGCGCTGACCCCAACGTGGCCGAACCGGCGTCGGAGCTGGTGCTGATGGAGTTCGAGCAGCCCTACAGCAACCACAACGGCGGCGACATCCAGTTCGGCCCCGACGGCTACCTGTACATCGCCTCGGGCGATGGCGGCAGCGGCGGCGACCCGCAGAACAACGCGCAGAATCCCAACCGCCTGCTGGGCAAGCTGCTGCGCATCGACGTCGACGGCGGCGGCGCGCCGGACTGCAGCCTGGTGGGCGGCAACCGCTACGGCATCCCGGCCGGCAACGCCTACGGCGACGGCGCCGGCGGGGCCGGCTGCGACGAGATCTTCGCGCTCGGCCTGCGCAACCCCTGGCGCATCGCCTTCGACGCCCTGCTGGGCGATCTCTGGATCGCCGACGTCGGCCAGAACGCCTACGAGGAGATCAACTTCATCCAGGCGGGCACCAGCGGCGGCCTGAACTTCGGCTGGCGCTGCTACGAGGGCGACCAGCCCTACAACACCTCCGGCTGCAGCGGCAGCTACTTCGAGCCGCTGGTCACGACCAGCCACTCGGCCGGGAGCTGCTCGATCACCGGCGGCCGCGTCTACCGCGGCTCCTCGCATCCGTCGCTGGCCGGGCGCTACTTCTTCACCGACTACTGCAACACCGCGGTGCGCACGATCACCTTCGCCGACGGCCAGCCCAGGGTGGAGACCCCGATCCCGGCAGGCGCGATCAGCCAGCCAGTGGCCTTCGGCGAGGACGCGAACGGCGAGCTCTACCTGGCCAGCCTCACCGGCACGCTCTACCGCATCGTCGGCACCGGGGACACGGGGGAGTCGCGGATCTCGACGCTGACCAGCCAGCAGTGCCTGCACGCGCCGTCGACGGCCGCGGGCACGGCCCTGCTGACGTGGCCCTGCGTCGGTGGCGGCGGCCAGCGCTGGGTGCTGCGTGGCGACGGATCGCTGTACAACCCGGCGTCCGACCGCTGCGCCACGGCCGCGGGAACGACCCACGGCGCGGCGCTGCAGCTGCAGGCCTGCAGCGGCACCACCAGCCAGCGCTTCGCGGCGACGCCCGCCGGCGAGCTCCGCGTGGGCGGGCTGTGCACGGACCACTCGCGCACCATGCGGCGCAGGGTGCAGGCCTCGACCTGCGCCGGCATCGACAGCCAGGCCTGGGTGGTGTCGCCGGCGGATTGA